In Zalophus californianus isolate mZalCal1 chromosome 4, mZalCal1.pri.v2, whole genome shotgun sequence, the following proteins share a genomic window:
- the PEX10 gene encoding peroxisome biogenesis factor 10 isoform X1, translating into MAPAAAGPAEVVRAAQKDDYYRGGLRSAAGGALHSLAGAKRWLECRREVELLSDVAYFGLTTFAGYQTLGEEYVGVIQVDPSRSRVPSRLRRGVLVVLHTILPYLLDKALLHLELELQADANGARPSQGSLALGGRGRSGSRHWVRQHVAALTEQQKRTLLRAVSVLRQGLGYLQRLHVAWFYIHGAFYHLAKRLTGVTYLRVRCPATEDLRARDSYRLLGLASLLHLALSVGLQLHGFRQRQRARREWKLHRGLSQHRSHMEEKAVSRNTMCTLCLEERRHSTATPCGHLFCWECITQWCDTKTECPLCREKFPPQKLVYLRHYR; encoded by the exons ATGGCTCCCGCAGCCGCCGGCCCGGCGGAGGTGGTTCGCGCGGCACAGAAGGACGACTACTACCGCGGCGGGCTGCGGAGCGCGGCGGGCGGCGCCCTGCACAGCTTGGCGG GTGCAAAGAGGTGGCTGGAGTGCAGGAGAGAGGTCGAGCTGCTGTCGGATGTGGCCTACTTTGGCCTCACCACGTTTGCAG GCTACCAGACCCTCGGGGAGGAGTATGTTGGTGTCATCCAGGTGGACCCATCTCGGAGCAGAGTGCCCTCAAGGCTGCGCCGTGGTGTGCTGGTGGTGCTGCACACCATCCTGCCCTACCTTCTGGACAAGGCCCTGCTGCACCTGGAGCTCGAGCTGCAGGCTGATGCCAATGGCGCCAGGCCCTCGCAGGGCAGCCTCGCGCTGGGTGGGCGTGGCCGGTCAGGATCGAGGCACTGGGTGCGCCAGCACGTGGCTGCCCTGACAGAGCAGCAGAAGAGGACGCTCCTGCGGGCTGTTTCGGTGCTCAGGCAGGGCCTCGGCTACCTCCAGCGGCTCCACGTTGCCTGGTTCTACATCCACGGCGCCTTCTACCACTTGGCCAAGAGGCTCACAGGAGTCACTTAC CTTCGCGTTCGCTGCCCAGCTACAGAGGACCTGAGGGCTCGAGACAGCTACAGGCTGCTGGGGCTCGCGTCCCTGCTACACCTGGCGCTGTCCGTGGGCCTGCAGCTGCACGGCTTCCGGCAGCGGCAACGCGCCCGGCGGGAGTGGAAGCTGCACCGCGGCCTGTCTCAGCACAG GAGCCACATGGAAGAGAAAGCTGTTTCTAGAAACACCATGTGTACCCTGTGCCTGGAGGAACGCAGACACTCCACAGCCACGCCCTGCGGCCACCTCTTCTGCTGGGAGTGCATCACCCAGTGGTGCGACACCAAG ACGGAGTGCCCTCTCTGCAGGGAGAAGTTCCCTCCCCAGAAGCTTGTCTACCTGCGGCACTATCGCTAA
- the PEX10 gene encoding peroxisome biogenesis factor 10 isoform X2 gives MAPAAAGPAEVVRAAQKDDYYRGGLRSAAGGALHSLAGAKRWLECRREVELLSDVAYFGLTTFAGYQTLGEEYVGVIQVDPSRSRVPSRLRRGVLVVLHTILPYLLDKALLHLELELQADANGARPSQGSLALGGRGRSGSRHWVRQHVAALTEQQKRTLLRAVSVLRQGLGYLQRLHVAWFYIHGAFYHLAKRLTGVTYLRVRCPATEDLRARDSYRLLGLASLLHLALSVGLQLHGFRQRQRARREWKLHRGLSQHRSHMEEKAVSRNTMCTLCLEERRHSTATPCGHLFCWECITQWCDTKGEVPSPEACLPAALSLT, from the exons ATGGCTCCCGCAGCCGCCGGCCCGGCGGAGGTGGTTCGCGCGGCACAGAAGGACGACTACTACCGCGGCGGGCTGCGGAGCGCGGCGGGCGGCGCCCTGCACAGCTTGGCGG GTGCAAAGAGGTGGCTGGAGTGCAGGAGAGAGGTCGAGCTGCTGTCGGATGTGGCCTACTTTGGCCTCACCACGTTTGCAG GCTACCAGACCCTCGGGGAGGAGTATGTTGGTGTCATCCAGGTGGACCCATCTCGGAGCAGAGTGCCCTCAAGGCTGCGCCGTGGTGTGCTGGTGGTGCTGCACACCATCCTGCCCTACCTTCTGGACAAGGCCCTGCTGCACCTGGAGCTCGAGCTGCAGGCTGATGCCAATGGCGCCAGGCCCTCGCAGGGCAGCCTCGCGCTGGGTGGGCGTGGCCGGTCAGGATCGAGGCACTGGGTGCGCCAGCACGTGGCTGCCCTGACAGAGCAGCAGAAGAGGACGCTCCTGCGGGCTGTTTCGGTGCTCAGGCAGGGCCTCGGCTACCTCCAGCGGCTCCACGTTGCCTGGTTCTACATCCACGGCGCCTTCTACCACTTGGCCAAGAGGCTCACAGGAGTCACTTAC CTTCGCGTTCGCTGCCCAGCTACAGAGGACCTGAGGGCTCGAGACAGCTACAGGCTGCTGGGGCTCGCGTCCCTGCTACACCTGGCGCTGTCCGTGGGCCTGCAGCTGCACGGCTTCCGGCAGCGGCAACGCGCCCGGCGGGAGTGGAAGCTGCACCGCGGCCTGTCTCAGCACAG GAGCCACATGGAAGAGAAAGCTGTTTCTAGAAACACCATGTGTACCCTGTGCCTGGAGGAACGCAGACACTCCACAGCCACGCCCTGCGGCCACCTCTTCTGCTGGGAGTGCATCACCCAGTGGTGCGACACCAAG GGAGAAGTTCCCTCCCCAGAAGCTTGTCTACCTGCGGCACTATCGCTAACCTGA
- the PEX10 gene encoding peroxisome biogenesis factor 10 isoform X3, giving the protein MAPAAAGPAEVVRAAQKDDYYRGGLRSAAGGALHSLAGAKRWLECRREVELLSDVAYFGLTTFAGYQTLGEEYVGVIQVDPSRSRVPSRLRRGVLVVLHTILPYLLDKALLHLELELQADANGARPSQGSLALGGRGRSGSRHWVRQHVAALTEQQKRTLLRAVSVLRQGLGYLQRLHVAWFYIHGAFYHLAKRLTGVTYLRVRCPATEDLRARDSYRLLGLASLLHLALSVGLQLHGFRQRQRARREWKLHRGLSQHRSHMEEKAVSRNTMCTLCLEERRHSTATPCGHLFCWECITQWCDTKVFKSM; this is encoded by the exons ATGGCTCCCGCAGCCGCCGGCCCGGCGGAGGTGGTTCGCGCGGCACAGAAGGACGACTACTACCGCGGCGGGCTGCGGAGCGCGGCGGGCGGCGCCCTGCACAGCTTGGCGG GTGCAAAGAGGTGGCTGGAGTGCAGGAGAGAGGTCGAGCTGCTGTCGGATGTGGCCTACTTTGGCCTCACCACGTTTGCAG GCTACCAGACCCTCGGGGAGGAGTATGTTGGTGTCATCCAGGTGGACCCATCTCGGAGCAGAGTGCCCTCAAGGCTGCGCCGTGGTGTGCTGGTGGTGCTGCACACCATCCTGCCCTACCTTCTGGACAAGGCCCTGCTGCACCTGGAGCTCGAGCTGCAGGCTGATGCCAATGGCGCCAGGCCCTCGCAGGGCAGCCTCGCGCTGGGTGGGCGTGGCCGGTCAGGATCGAGGCACTGGGTGCGCCAGCACGTGGCTGCCCTGACAGAGCAGCAGAAGAGGACGCTCCTGCGGGCTGTTTCGGTGCTCAGGCAGGGCCTCGGCTACCTCCAGCGGCTCCACGTTGCCTGGTTCTACATCCACGGCGCCTTCTACCACTTGGCCAAGAGGCTCACAGGAGTCACTTAC CTTCGCGTTCGCTGCCCAGCTACAGAGGACCTGAGGGCTCGAGACAGCTACAGGCTGCTGGGGCTCGCGTCCCTGCTACACCTGGCGCTGTCCGTGGGCCTGCAGCTGCACGGCTTCCGGCAGCGGCAACGCGCCCGGCGGGAGTGGAAGCTGCACCGCGGCCTGTCTCAGCACAG GAGCCACATGGAAGAGAAAGCTGTTTCTAGAAACACCATGTGTACCCTGTGCCTGGAGGAACGCAGACACTCCACAGCCACGCCCTGCGGCCACCTCTTCTGCTGGGAGTGCATCACCCAGTGGTGCGACACCAAG GTCTTTAAAAGTATGTAA
- the RER1 gene encoding protein RER1 encodes MSEGDSVGDSVHGKPSVVYRFFTRLGQIYQSWLDKSTPYTAVRWVVTLGLSFVYMIRVYLLQGWYIVTYALGIYHLNLFIAFLSPKVDPSLMEDSDDGPSLPTKQNEEFRPFIRRLPEFKFWHAATKGILVAMACTFFEAFNVPVFWPILVMYFIMLFCITMKRQIKHMIKYRYIPFTHGKRTYRGKDDAGKTFAS; translated from the exons ATGTCCGAAGGTGACAGCGTTGGAGATTCTGTCCATGGGAAGCCTTCTGTGGTGTACAGATTTTTCACAAGACTTGGacag ATCTATCAGTCCTGGCTAGACAAGTCCACGCCTTACACAGCCGTGCGATGGGTGGTGACACTGGGCCTGAGCTTCGTCTATATGATTCGAGTTTACCTCCTGCAG GGCTGGTACATCGTGACCTACGCCTTGGGGATCTACCATCTCAATCTTTTCATAGCCTTTCTCTCGCCCAAAGTGGACCCTTCCTTGATGGAGGACTCAG ATGATGGCCCCTCATTACCAACCAAACAGAACGAGGAGTTCCGGCCTTTTATTCGAAGGCTTCCAGAGTTTAAATTTTG GCATGCGGCGACCAAGGGCATCCTCGTGGCCATGGCCTGCACCTTCTTTGAGGCTTTCAATGTCCCCGTGTTCTGGCCCATCCTGGTGATGTACTTCATCATGCTTTTCTGTATCACCATGAAGAGGCAAATAAAG CACATGATAAAGTACCGGTACATCCCGTTCACGCATGGCAAGAGGACGTACAGGGGGAAGGACGACGCAGGCAAGACGTTTGCGAGCTAG